TCTTTTTCCCCAGtttcaaaaaatgtattaggaatattttcatttccaTCATAAAAATCGTAACGATAATTTGTTACTTCGTTAAGAAAAGTTGTATATTCAGATGTATGCATCTGTGAATCTGAAGATACAGAAATATCTGACTTTTGTtgatataaagaaaattggtttatattaaaacagttgttttcatcttttaatttattttgatttttttcatcatcttttttattatttacatggcaatattttcttattatAGACATAGTCTTAAAAAGTGTATATTCTGaaactttatttttgtgaAATAAATCACCACTATTTAAAATCATATCaacatttaatttttttgcaataaataaaatttcttCAAATGTGTTAAAAgtatcttttttttgtattgggttattttctttatatccTAAATGATTATCTgtacataataatatttttaatgtattTGGGTCATTTGATcttaatatttgttttatattttcgatattcatatttttaagactattactattatattctatattttcattcCTTTCatctattatattatatttttttttatttgtatttttataaaatgagcaatctttatttaattgCTTTTTTTGTATGGATTCAccattttcaaaattttcatcattttttgcATAAAACATTAATTCATTATGAACATAACTATTTCCATTCTCTATACCTCCgttcatattatatatatttatttcattatcatACATGTCtatatcatttttcttTACCTCTTTACATTGTTGAAATTGCATACTGGATTGGTTCTTATTTTGCGCTGATTTATTTTCCAATTTAACTTTACATTCACTAGTACTTTTGTATCTATTATTTGATTGGAAATAATCCATTATGGTTGTTTTTTGATTTGTTTTACCAAGCTTGATATTgttacttttattttggatataatcattatttttgtttccttttttaatCTTATTATCAGATTGATATAGTTTATTTTCTGAATTTAAAATCGGGtagttatatttatgattatttttttcacaaaaaTGATCAggatttatattattttgtgttttatttgatgcataattaaaattcatatcttttaaaaatatttcattagttggtatatttgcatttatattatgtttataCGTTTTTGAcgtttcttcattttcaatTAGTAAATTTCtagttttattaaaattctGATATAAATCTTTTATCGATATCCTTGTTGTTTGTTCATTCTCGTTAAAACTATTTTCTACATATCTAGttttataaacatttattgtattcccttttaatatatttgtaattcGATTTCCTCTTATATTTgacacatttttatttttacaaatctcattttccatttctttctgatttatttcatttttatccaAATCTGATAAGTAATTATCCATTCCATCTTTGTCTGCATCtttcattatataacaCAAAgcaatttataatatatacacacaaTATGTTATGTCAATGCAGCTTACTATTATTGTGGATGTTCAATATGGTTATTCCAGTATATATACTAGAAAAGGGAAGAAAAaggaagaaaaaataaagcataaatataataatttaaaaaaaaaatatatatagcgGCTAATAGATATAGAgttattttacaattttttttcataaaacaaatattattttaagaaCATAAAATGcgaatttaataaaaaatcggtatcattactattattattagtgTAGATAATAGCTAGTTTTATTCCCCAACTTTTATAAACactataaattaattttcaacatgtttacatttatatagCACAAATAAAAGCGTTTTTccgatttttttttttaaagcatatttattttcaaaaccTATTCTAAAAATGGTAAATGagttacaaaaaaatagtaaaaaaatagaaaaaaaaatagcaaaaATTAGGGGGAAATACTGtgtaaaatatgaataagaAATGTtacaatttatattttatctgTTGATGTGTATGCACAAAATGAGTGTGATACAATTAttcttatattaataaacattaaaataaagtaaGTTCGAAAtgcttattttataattaaaaaacaaaagtttattaacaaaataaataggTAGCTAACGAGTAGTTGGTGCGTAGGGGATTGGGATTATTTcttgaaaaatttaattggGGGAAAAAAGACATAAGTAGAAAAATATACCTTGtatgtattaattttatgtattatattaagCGATATacaaatgataaaaataagaaaaaaaaaaaaaaaaaaatttaatgttttattcatatatttattattcaaatgaccattcaaaataaataaagaaaaacttattataaatataagaaaagaaacaaacaaaccttcatatatatactgaGAATTTGTTGatctataaatatatgtattcaATATAGAATCTAAAGTTATATCAGTGTTATAAAACTCTgattgatatattaaacaGTGAAATAATCCActtaaacatataaaatataaaatatatgaacaaataaatattattatattatatttatttacaattaaaatgaataaatataataacataaatataattcctataataaatgataaatacattttaatgtttaaaaaaataccatCTTTAGTTACAGATTCTTCTCGGGTTCTATTTAAATTAACACTATATCTATTAATATTGTGCATGTATAtgaattttaaaaaataatttgtaatACTTTCTATGTTTAATTCTATTTGTATTTCATCATCATTTAAACCatcttgttttttttcttctttttttataaaattttccaacatatatatactataaaTAAGCGAATAATATTTGTGGTTGTATAATGTATGTTCattcatatatacaaattctGGATAGTTTTGTATCATGTGTATATGTTTTAATGGATTTAAatttgatttattaaaatttacataaaaaaaaaatataggttttaacaaattatttttcatatatatatttgtgcttccttttttataatttttttcgttgtataaaaaaatattttctaaaataattttttttgcaacAGTGTTAAATAGTTctaataatacatatgtTTTTCTATCAAACatagaaatattatttttcatttcaacatcaattaaaaataatacacaATCGTATTCTTcatctttatttaaaacataatCTATATAATCGCTTAAACTTAATTCATGTATATAATGGAATgatatttcattttgtgttttatctttttcatattcttcatttatatgaagttttatttttttattaattaacTTCTTTagtttttcaaatttaCTAACATCATTTAAACAATATGTTACTGACTTGAAAAATACAATCACAAagtacaaaaaaaaaaaatacaattttgaGTACgttattttcatctttcTATTTTCTTAATAGTGTGTgatataatatagataCATTTCTTCACACatcatattttcataaatccatgataaaatatcattgttcacaaaaaaaaacataccTATTATTTCCCCTGTTCtacaaaaatatcaaatataAACTCTACTTAATGATTATAACTCCGACTATCCTTTTTCGATTAAGCTtatactatattttttttttttttgtataatgtagacttttttatattttatttattaatatttccaaaaaaatacattggAAAGTTTTCCCTTTTGTGTTACTTGGCTTGTAGGAagtgaataataataatatatattattagtaCATGCttaattttacaaaataatagttttattattttaaaaatacaaatgaaatcaaaaaaaattcgaaGCGCTTTACCATGTGGGCAATGCAcattggaaaaaataaaataaacgaATAAATAACGAATAAATACGAATAAATAacgaataaataaacaaatagtaatataataaaaaaaaatgtgcaataaaaatcatattACATACTACTGCCTTATAAACAGCTATTAAGCTTGGAgctatttatattaaaattatgaaaaatgaaaatatttccaAACTTCAAAaggtttaaaaaaaaacaaataaataataagcaTGTGCTTATTTAACacgtaaaaaaaatacatgtACGTGTACATGCCCATGCTTATTGTATCTCATTATTTGCATCCATTGTACATGCAGAAATATAACAAGAAACATATACTactatattaatatatccATTATTTGTGATAAGACTAGGGACATTTATCCGGTAAAAATATGTCACCAGCcgatattattttgttgtATAATTGTGCCGAAGTTGGTCTAGATTTGTAATCTAGcgataacatttttttacataaacTAGCTACATTTggatgtttttttattaacaagtCAGGTAAAATTCTTTCCCTGGCATTACATAATATTTGTGTTCTTTCCATATTTGTTTCcgttttaataaataaatcaattataattaaaccTAAAGAGAAAATATCTACCGATTtggtatatttatttccttcTAATTGTTCAGGTGCTGAATAAAGTTTTGTCCCTATTCCTAGTGTATGATTAATTgattcttttttattttttaaattgctTGAAAAATCGCTAGCTACCGTTTTATTGCACCCCCCCATTTGCTCCGTTGTTTGATCAGCTGATTTTTCTTGTATATCGTCATGGTGTAGTccttttctatatatacgCATCCACTTTGCGCCAAAGTTTTTATTGGAAGCCGAgcaaaatttatttttgattgtttttatatttatatattttttttttttattactacGACAATTTTGAAAAGATTTAGacaagaaatatttttcaatttctAATCGACAATAAGCATTCCGTTTAACAACTATTGCACTACTTATAGAACTATTTGTACTACGTCTTCCTATAGGgtgtttattttcttttttctttttttttttttgggcagctattttgtttttatccattttttccccgatatcatttttttttttttttgtgtcaCAAATATTACCATTTTCTTCCTCACTTGTTTTactacatttttttctcgTTTCTACCGATTTATCTTCATCAGTGAAATAGCGTCTTGTTTTTGTGCATCTCAAAAAAACATTCATGgaaatattcattttttcggATTTATTcgattttattatatgattttttataatgttacattttttcattcgATTCCTATCAATATGTTCCCTATTTTGCGAAAAGGATAAATTATGGCATTTATTTGCATGCCTAACTATTATGTTTTCATCTAAAGTGGATTTTCTTATATGAATGGTGTTACTACCACTTTTAAATTTGGTTAATCTTCTCCTATTTTTACTAAGTATATTTAATTCACCTATTGTGCTCCACCATTGAAATATTCTTTTGCAACTCCGAAGgtttctatttttattttgaatgGCAAATTTCTTCGATTTCGATATACTACTTTCATTATAATCGCCTTTAGTATTATGCACGTCACTTATTTGCCCATTTTCCAATGGGAATACTGAATTATAGTTTGAAAacagtttttttttgttgcaaaaaaaaattttgtcacagtttttatttattatcagATCCTTTTGTATCTCCTCTTCTTTtgttgtatttattttgtggTCATCCAAATAATCATATGAAGCTAAACCAAAATCACCTATTTTAACAATATCATTgtttgatataaatatatttgaaggTTTTAAATCTCTATGCataatgttattattatgtatataatttaagcccataattatcatatttatgatttcaatgtttcttttaatattaatacgAGTTCTTCTATTGATGTAATTTTCTATTGTATCTTTGCAATATTCCATtcgtatatataaattaaatttatattttttattttttataaaattttgtttatttttttcattatctaTGTTTGATACTGGATTCTTTTCACTAAATTGGGATATGTTTgtatcaatttttttataattctcctcctttttttccttgtttttacaaaacatattttgattttcttcattcaatgtatttattatatcttttCGTTTTCTTTGTCTTTGCCCATCCCAACCAATACGCCGTTTTTTTGACGGTTTTACTTTCTCTGTATTTAAAATACCGCATTTTGTGAAATAATGCTTTTTAGACCGCTgatcataattattattatcatttccacaatttttaaaactgCATTTATTTGGTATAGTTAAGAAtctattatatgaatatatttccaGTATATCATTTTCCAAATGAATGGGtaatttgttatttattttatgcacattcgaaataaaatattttgtaaccatataaatttgatgAGATAAATAaggattatatataatagacTTATTACTGTTAAATCGATACAGATTGCTTCCTTCTCctttatgaaataaattcataagtaaaataaaaaaatcaaaatatatattataagtatgtaaaaaattatcacatcttatgataaaatgtggtttaaaaaaattgtcccattttaaaatacataataatGATGGTAGCTTAAAATTGTTGAAACTTTTCCTAAATTcgatttttataattttttttttttcttcaaaatttttttccttaGAAGCATTTCCTAGTTTTCTAAATTCCAATTGATAAACTGAATTGTAGCTATTGCATATGTTATGTTTTTCTCTGCAATTGTAAAACGAGttactatttatttctgtttttattttgtcgtagttttcattttcttttataaatcCATACCATTCCCACTTGTTAACATTTTTGTCAATACAATTTGAAGTATATTCATCAATATCACAATTGCAATACCTATACACTTGttgttgtatatatttatatagacaataaaatatattatcttCATTATCATGAATAACTGTTTCATAATAAGGATTGGTTTGGGGATTTGAATTTACATTGCTTTCCTccaatttaaataaattataaaaaattttaatattattttcatgtttttttttattagttattaaaaattgtcTTTTAATAtctctttctttttttccactattatttttattgttaatattacttgccatttttaaaatgttacattttttgttatatgaatttgtaaaattatCTTCAAAATCTGTTCGAATTGTgtccatttttatcatctcatttatatattttttttttttattgtttttgttCACTCTCTTTTGCTCCTCATAAACTTCCCCTTCATCCTCAATACAATACATATCAAAtgttttttgataaaatatttcattcgaatttatttttttcctacTATTTTCAAACGgatcattaatattatcacTATATATTTCGGTCAAATAGGTGGTTAGTACATATTCATTACTTTCTCCTTTCAATGTTTTAAGTAGGATTACCTTTATATTTTCgttcctttttttatatgttttatgtCTCTCACTTTTACACAATACActatcaaaatatatccTTTTCTtgtcatttattttattatatttaaaataaaaagttttattaatttgacATATTTTTCggattattatttttttcttattttgtatcaaatttttatcaatttttttaaaactacatttatatttcagGGTTTCTAAAGATATATGTTGGTTAACCTCGttcattttgttaattttatccatattttccctttttattttagtaCTCTCCTTAATCAATTCATTTGTTCCACATGCTTTTATCATACTATTATCGCATTGATCATGTAAACAAGAAAAATCATCTTTCAGCTTACAAGCGTTGTCTcgatataatatattccCCCTTTCCATACCAAGCATATTCTTATATAACTCTTTATGTCTATGGGATAAAACTTGTCCCTCATGTTCATTAATtagaaaacaaatataagaTGAATCGTTTTCATCACAAtcttttgtattatatatattgccacaatttttatggttatattcatattttttttgaatagaaaaattattatatatatcattagAATCGGCTATTTGATGGTTGTTAGACATAATAGGATTCGGTTCAACGTTGGTTACAAAAAAACGGTTTGCATTATTCacacttttaaaaaatatttttttgtgacTTTTGTGGTTTTTGTAattcttttgtttttttgagttttttttatgtttgaaaaatttgagttttttgtttatattattccTCTTTGTATTTAGTTCATTTGGGCTAGCTAAATCGACGGTACTACACGCATTACTATTAGTAgcattttcaaaaataattttaaagtCGTCATTTTCGCTTGAATATACAATATtgtcaaaaaaattttcaagttcttttttctttattttttcacttttatatttttttataatatttacatttccatttaataatttgttcTCTTTTTTCTCTCTCCAATAgtttgaattatatatacttttttgtgttctcattttttttttacacaaattattctttttattcttaattttatttccaatTTTCGAAAAGTTTTGTTTAACAAGTATTTTGTTTCCATATAATGAAACAATATCTTTTCTGTTCCcgtcttttattttatcaaagTAAGGGCAAAATTGTTTTActgcatttttattattatatggcCACTTTCGAGCatatatcaaatttatGTTGTCGCTAATATgtgcattatttttataaaaatattccaagtaattataaaaatatattctataatctcttattatattaatatctCGCACAATTTTTGTATCCTTTACTTTGATTtgtccattttttttctttattacaCTGCCaaatactaatatataacaCTGCCCATTTTGctcatataaaattgtttcaatattaatattcactaattttttgaacaaaacttttttaatattataaataaaatgtgtttcttttaacttttttttatattttttattattatttcgattttttttttttattaaaattcctttttttaCACTTTTGGGATTTTTTGTCAATTCACAGtctttccatttttttaaatcatttttacTAGTTAAAACTATAGGggtattcatttttttttttttttttttaatgtgaAGAATATTATCGagacaatatattttcataaagttcatcaaaatattaaaatatatatgtctTGAAGTCGTTAAACaacttattatattttctttgaTTACAATGCTGTTACTCCAcatgttaataaattttctccacatatatttacatatcttagtattattactattttttataacccTTCCTAATCTTTcgtaaaataataatatgtttttatatgaataattatAACCTGGGAATAAATTATTCGCAATTTCATTACTTTCTAAAGACCTGATATTAAAAAGAgtatcaaaataatatgcttgaataataaaacaatatataaacaatatcgcatattttgtatatatatcataattttttttttcattttcaaaatatgaattatatataatgtagttcataaaatttagcgtgaatatattattaaaaatctCATTGTaactattttttgataCACTATTCGTTGCAGCAGCACTACCAATACGggtataaaattttatcataactttaatgaaaaatatgtcCATTCTTGTCAACGTATAAGCAACATTgacaaaataattaatcatctttaaaacaataataaccCAATAATAATTTCCTTCTCTATTTATGCTTAAGACATTtcttataaatattgtatCAACAATAGTTGTCCAGTTCATTATTATGTACAATTTCCCCCaataaacataatataattttttatttaatttggCAAAAATTTTCGAAAGGATTTTTATGCATTTACCTTTATCATcgtaaaataaatttataagaGACAACcacacatatattatatcgCCAATTCCTTCTATATCAAATTGCTTggatttttcaaaataattataaaaataaataattagatataaaatttcaaatttcttaaatatatttatttgaatattatttaaaaataactctatgaaaaaattaaatatattttttttctttttatacattttttttccaaaaatTAGAGAAATTGCAATCATACTCTTCCATATTTTGACCATTTTATGGATACCTATTTCATCACCTTTATTACTTCTGTCTGATTTATCCTGAACAATATGAATTCCTTTGCGAATAAAATAATCTTCAAAATGcttcaataaaaatatacaaatcaCATTTGTCTCTATTCTATGCAACATCAAAACTATTCTCTTagaaatttttaataattttctataaaGGTTATATTGAAAAAGACTAACAAACTTATTCTTATACTTTTCTATATCTAAAAAaagcataataatataatgataaaaaattatgttttcaaaaaaatatgttttttggTTATGTCTCTTAATgtagaatttttttttactttgaTAATTTCGGCTATTTTGACAAATTTGTCTTTTCTTACTAATTATGgcatattcatttatttctcTCCTAAtccaaatataaaaattgagaaaataaatggcattataaatattctctttttcattatcatttttcaGTCCGAATAGATAGTTATGTTCATTATATcgtaatatattttcattttcataagTTAATTTATATGGATTGAGGGAAATGGACAATTGCTCGTATTGTTCTTTTATTCGATTTATTAATtgatttttgttttttttattatatatttgaatgttaaatgaagaaatatcTTGCTCAAAATCATTGTAATTAACTTTGATATTCGTTAtggctatttttttttttttttcaaatttctCTTCTCGTTTAAACTTGTTCATTTGTGTTTTCATGAGCCTACAAATTTTGCTGAataagatatatttttttgagttTTCATGTTTGTTTAGGCAATAtttccaattttttttattgttataatGCTTTCTCCATAACTTGTGATGTTTTTGCCTTTTATATGTTAAActtttataaacaaatacaTGTATAggtttttcataatatatgtttatttttttaatacatttatttcctatggtatttttcaaatgtttttctttttttccttttatccatatatccttcttttttattatttttcgttttaaattaatttttctatgTTCTTTATATACGTCTTTCCcctcatatataatatcattCTTAAAATTAATCCACATTTTATAGACATCAAAGTTAttacaatttattttaaatataaacttttccaaagtatttttattcctatatatttccagtttatttattttggcCATATTCGATATATACTCTGATAATTCACAACTTCCATTAGGAGGAATACGCATATTAAGTATTACATTTCCTAATTCGTTTGATGGAAATCGCGATAGTTCGATTAAACTGTGTCTAAAttctaatattatattgtaCAAATTAGTATTATcctttataatattatcacTAACATATTTAAGTAGCTTAAATATATcgtttttcttttcttttccatttttcCCCAAATAACTCCACCATAAATAATGTAGAATATTTcctaaattattattaaaaaaaatgaatgttttattgtttttgttatttaaatatgaaCAGTCATCATATATAgccaaaatatatttttcaaatagaaagtttttaaaattttttattaattgttCAGGCAATAAactttcaatattttttttttcatttttgcACACACACATTTGATTCAAAATTTTCCACAAAcacattatattatatttatttagttCAATTTGATgattaaaattatagttgtgtttttcctttttaaaattttttagcaatattaaatttttccaattatctttttttaatacgTTTCTTTCATTATTGGTTAtgtttgaaatatttaaagcGTTTTCTGGACAACttaaatgttttaattttttttttttatgatcaGATAAGGTAATAAGTACTCTCTTTTTCGTATTTGTATTTTGTTCTTTCCTTTTTTCTCTTCGTTGTTGTTGTCTTTTTTCACGTCGTTTGTCTCCCATTTGTTCTCTTTGTTGTTCTTTTCTTCTTCCTCGCCTTTCCCTTTTCGATTTTGATAAGGTTTGAACAACTTCTAACCAAAAATCATTCATACTGACAATATTGGGGTggttttttaattttcttaAGCATTCTATTTCtcttaaatttaataatacctttttttcataattagATTCATTGgctgaaaattttattttttttaatgcataaaatttattgctttttttttttttaattttataaacacATGAAAAGCCACCTGCAGCTAttaaatacataaatataaattcattttttatttttccatttatattattaatcaCTCCAGTGGAACTTCCATTATTAATGCCTTTTTTCTGATCCACCATATTCAGCATGTTGTTATCTATAGTACATATTTAATCCTATAGCTTCCCCATGTACATATTAATTTGGTATATACCTATTTTATTggaataaatatgtatatat
This genomic window from Plasmodium berghei ANKA genome assembly, chromosome: 2 contains:
- a CDS encoding dolichyl-diphosphooligosaccharide--protein glycosyltransferase subunit OST3/OST6, putative — translated: MKITYSKLYFFFLYFVIVFFKSVTYCLNDVSKFEKLKKLINKKIKLHINEEYEKDKTQNEISFHYIHELSLSDYIDYVLNKDEEYDCVLFLIDVEMKNNISMFDRKTYVLLELFNTVAKKIILENIFLYNEKNYKKGSTNIYMKNNLLKPIFFFYVNFNKSNLNPLKHIHMIQNYPEFVYMNEHTLYNHKYYSLIYSIYMLENFIKKEEKKQDGLNDDEIQIELNIESITNYFLKFIYMHNINRYSVNLNRTREESVTKDGIFLNIKMYLSFIIGIIFMLLYLFILIVNKYNIIIFICSYILYFICLSGLFHCLIYQSEFYNTDITLDSILNTYIYRSTNSQYIYEGLFVSFLIFIISFSLFILNGHLNNKYMNKTLNFFFFFFLIFIICISLNIIHKINTYKVYFSTYVFFPPIKFFKK
- a CDS encoding eukaryotic translation initiation factor 2-alpha kinase 2; translated protein: MLNMVDQKKGINNGSSTGVINNINGKIKNEFIFMYLIAAGGFSCVYKIKKKKSNKFYALKKIKFSANESNYEKKVLLNLREIECLRKLKNHPNIVSMNDFWLEVVQTLSKSKRERRGRRKEQQREQMGDKRREKRQQQRREKRKEQNTNTKKRVLITLSDHKKKKLKHLSCPENALNISNITNNERNVLKKDNWKNLILLKNFKKEKHNYNFNHQIELNKYNIMCLWKILNQMCVCKNEKKNIESLLPEQLIKNFKNFLFEKYILAIYDDCSYLNNKNNKTFIFFNNNLGNILHYLWWSYLGKNGKEKKNDIFKLLKYVSDNIIKDNTNLYNIILEFRHSLIELSRFPSNELGNVILNMRIPPNGSCELSEYISNMAKINKLEIYRNKNTLEKFIFKINCNNFDVYKMWINFKNDIIYEGKDVYKEHRKINLKRKIIKKKDIWIKGKKEKHLKNTIGNKCIKKINIYYEKPIHVFVYKSLTYKRQKHHKLWRKHYNNKKNWKYCLNKHENSKKYILFSKICRLMKTQMNKFKREEKFEKKKKIAITNIKVNYNDFEQDISSFNIQIYNKKNKNQLINRIKEQYEQLSISLNPYKLTYENENILRYNEHNYLFGLKNDNEKENIYNAIYFLNFYIWIRREINEYAIISKKRQICQNSRNYQSKKKFYIKRHNQKTYFFENIIFYHYIIMLFLDIEKYKNKFVSLFQYNLYRKLLKISKRIVLMLHRIETNVICIFLLKHFEDYFIRKGIHIVQDKSDRSNKGDEIGIHKMVKIWKSMIAISLIFGKKMYKKKKNIFNFFIELFLNNIQINIFKKFEILYLIIYFYNYFEKSKQFDIEGIGDIIYVWLSLINLFYDDKGKCIKILSKIFAKLNKKLYYVYWGKLYIIMNWTTIVDTIFIRNVLSINREGNYYWVIIVLKMINYFVNVAYTLTRMDIFFIKVMIKFYTRIGSAAATNSVSKNSYNEIFNNIFTLNFMNYIIYNSYFENEKKNYDIYTKYAILFIYCFIIQAYYFDTLFNIRSLESNEIANNLFPGYNYSYKNILLFYERLGRVIKNSNNTKICKYMWRKFINMWSNSIVIKENIISCLTTSRHIYFNILMNFMKIYCLDNILHIKKKKKKMNTPIVLTSKNDLKKWKDCELTKNPKSVKKGILIKKKNRNNNKKYKKKLKETHFIYNIKKVLFKKLVNINIETILYEQNGQCYILVFGSVIKKKNGQIKVKDTKIVRDINIIRDYRIYFYNYLEYFYKNNAHISDNINLIYARKWPYNNKNAVKQFCPYFDKIKDGNRKDIVSLYGNKILVKQNFSKIGNKIKNKKNNLCKKKMRTQKSIYNSNYWREKKENKLLNGNVNIIKKYKSEKIKKKELENFFDNIVYSSENDDFKIIFENATNSNACSTVDLASPNELNTKRNNINKKLKFFKHKKNSKKQKNYKNHKSHKKIFFKSVNNANRFFVTNVEPNPIMSNNHQIADSNDIYNNFSIQKKYEYNHKNCGNIYNTKDCDENDSSYICFLINEHEGQVLSHRHKELYKNMLGMERGNILYRDNACKLKDDFSCLHDQCDNSMIKACGTNELIKESTKIKRENMDKINKMNEVNQHISLETLKYKCSFKKIDKNLIQNKKKIIIRKICQINKTFYFKYNKINDKKRIYFDSVLCKSERHKTYKKRNENIKVILLKTLKGESNEYVLTTYLTEIYSDNINDPFENSRKKINSNEIFYQKTFDMYCIEDEGEVYEEQKRVNKNNKKKKYINEMIKMDTIRTDFEDNFTNSYNKKCNILKMASNINNKNNSGKKERDIKRQFLITNKKKHENNIKIFYNLFKLEESNVNSNPQTNPYYETVIHDNEDNIFYCLYKYIQQQVYRYCNCDIDEYTSNCIDKNVNKWEWYGFIKENENYDKIKTEINSNSFYNCREKHNICNSYNSVYQLEFRKLGNASKEKNFEEKKKIIKIEFRKSFNNFKLPSLLCILKWDNFFKPHFIIRCDNFLHTYNIYFDFFILLMNLFHKGEGSNLYRFNSNKSIIYNPYLSHQIYMVTKYFISNVHKINNKLPIHLENDILEIYSYNRFLTIPNKCSFKNCGNDNNNYDQRSKKHYFTKCGILNTEKVKPSKKRRIGWDGQRQRKRKDIINTLNEENQNMFCKNKEKKEENYKKIDTNISQFSEKNPVSNIDNEKNKQNFIKNKKYKFNLYIRMEYCKDTIENYINRRTRINIKRNIEIINMIIMGLNYIHNNNIMHRDLKPSNIFISNNDIVKIGDFGLASYDYLDDHKINTTKEEEIQKDLIINKNCDKIFFCNKKKLFSNYNSVFPLENGQISDVHNTKGDYNESSISKSKKFAIQNKNRNLRSCKRIFQWWSTIGELNILSKNRRRLTKFKSGSNTIHIRKSTLDENIIVRHANKCHNLSFSQNREHIDRNRMKKCNIIKNHIIKSNKSEKMNISMNVFLRCTKTRRYFTDEDKSVETRKKCSKTSEEENGNICDTKKKKNDIGEKMDKNKIAAQKKKKKKENKHPIGRRSTNSSISSAIVVKRNAYCRLEIEKYFLSKSFQNCRSNKKKKYINIKTIKNKFCSASNKNFGAKWMRIYRKGLHHDDIQEKSADQTTEQMGGCNKTVASDFSSNLKNKKESINHTLGIGTKLYSAPEQLEGNKYTKSVDIFSLGLIIIDLFIKTETNMERTQILCNARERILPDLLIKKHPNVASLCKKMLSLDYKSRPTSAQLYNKIISAGDIFLPDKCP